The DNA region AGGAACGCGTATTTAAAGTTCTGCTTGGCCCGCACGTTTCCGAAAAGGCTACGGTTCTGGCTGACAAGAAAGGCCAGTTCGTTTTCAAGGTTGCAACTGACGCAACCAAGCTGGAAATCAAGAAGGCCGTCGAAAGCCTGTTCAGCGTGAAAGTAGAGCGTGTTACTACCCTGAATGTTCTGGGTAAGAGCAAGCGCACTGCTCGCGGTCTGGGCAAGCGTAATGACTGGAAGAAGGCAGTTATCTCCCTTCAGCCAGGCCAAGATCTCGATTTCAGCAGCAGTGCTGAGTAAGGAAGGGGTGCATCATGGCAATCGTTAAATGCAAACCGACTTCCCCTGGCCGCCGTTTTGTGGTCAAGGTGGTCAACCAGGAGCTGCATAAAGGCGCTCCTCACGCACCGCTGCTCGAGAAAAAATCGAAGACTGGTGGTCGTAACAACAATGGTCGTATTACCACTCGTCACATCGGTGGTGGCCATAAGCAGCATTATCGTCTGGTCGATTTCCGTCGCAACGACAAAGATGGCATCTCTGCCACTGTCGAGCGTATTGAATACGATCCAAACCGTACTGCTCACATCGCTCTGCTGCTGTACGCAGATGGCGAGCGTCGCTACATCATCGCCCCTAAAGGCGTGAGTGCTGGTGACCAGCTGATCGCAGGTGCTTTGGCACCGATCAAGCCGGGCAACGCTCTGCAACTGCGTAACATTCCAGTTGGTAGCACCGTACACGGCATCGAATTGAAGCCAGGTAAAGGCGCGCAAATCGCTCGTTCCGCTGGTGCTTCGGCTCAGCTGGTCGCTCGTGAAGGTGTCTACGTGACCCTGCGTCTGCGTTCTGGTGAGATGCGTAAAGTGCTGGCTGAATGCCGCGCGACCTTGGGTGAAGTCTCGAACTCCGAGCACAGCCTGCGTTCGCTGGGTAAAGCTGGTGCCAAACGCTGGCGTGGCGTTCGCCCAACCGTTCGTGGTGTTGCCATGAACCCGGTTGACCACCCACATGGTGGTGGTGAAGGTCGTACCTCTGGTGGTCGTCATCCGGTATCGCCATGGGGCTTCCCGACTAAGGGCGCGAAGACTCGTGGTAATAAGCGTACCGACAAAATGATCGTCCGTCGTCGCAAGTAAATAGAGGGATACGACAGTGCCACGTTCTCTGAAAAAAGGTCCTTTTATTGATCTTCACCTACTGAAGAAGATCGAAGTGGCGGCGGAAAAGAACGATCGCAAACCAGTTAAGACCTGGTCGCGCCGTTCCATGATCCTGCCACAAATGGTCGGTTTGACCATTGCTGTGCATAACGGTCGTCAACATGTTCCAGTTCTCGTGAACGAAGACATGGTCGGCCACAAACTAGGCGAGTTTGCCGGTACCCGCACATATCGTGGGCACGTGGCAGACAAGAAAGCCAAGCGTTAAGGGGTAAGGAACGATGGAAGTAGCCGCTAAGTTGTCGGGCGCTCGAATCTCCGCCCAGAAAGCCCGCTTGGTCGCCGACCAGATCCGCGGGAAGAAGGTGGGCGAAGCGCTCAACCTGTTGGCTTTCAGCAGTAAGAAAGCCGCCGAGATCATGAAGAAAGTGCTGGAGTCGGCCGTAGCCAACGCCGAGCATAACGAAGGCGCAGACGTTGATGACCTTAAGGTCAGCACCGTTTTCGTCAACGAAGGGCGTTCGCTGAAGCGAATCATGCCACGTGCCAAAGGCCGTGCTGATCGCATCGTCAAGCGGTCTTGCCATATCACTGTCAAGGTTGCTGACAAGTAACGGAGTCGAAGAGATGGGTCAGAAAGTACATCCCATTGGCATTCGCCTGGGAATCGTCAAGGAGCACACCTCCGTCTGGTACGCAGACGGTCGGACTTATGCGGACTATTTGTTCGCTGATCTGAAGGTGCGTGAGTATCTCCAAGACAAACTAAAAAGCGCGTCCGTAAGCCGTATCGATATCCATCGTCCGGCTCAAACTGCACGTATCACCATCCACACCGCTCGTCCAGGTATCGTTATCGGGAAGAAAGGTGAAGATGTTGAGAAACTGCGTCAGGACCTGACCAAACAAATGGGTGTGCCTGTGCACATCAATATCGAAGAAATCCGCAAGCCGGAACTCGACGGTATGTTGGTTGCGCAGAGCGTAGCTCAGCAGCTGGAGCGTCGCGTAATGTTCCGTCGCGCTATGAAGCGCGCTGTACAGAACGCCATGCGCATTGGTGCCAAAGGCATCAAAATCCAAGTGAGCGGTCGTCTCGGCGGTGCTGAAATCGCACGTACTGAATGGTATCGCGAAGGTCGTGTGCCACTGCACACCCTGCGTGCCGACATCGACTATGCCAACTACGAAGCTCACACCACTTACGGTGTGATCGGTGTAAAGGTTTGGATCTTCAAAGGCGAAGTAATTGGTGGTCGCCAAGAAGAACTGAAACCACAAGCACCAGCGCCTCGTAAAAAAGCTGCTAAGTAAGGGGTACGCCAAATGTTGCAACCAAAGCGTACGAAGTTCCGCAAGCAGATGACAGGCCACAACCGTGGTCTGGCACAGCGCGGTAGCAAAGTCAGCTTCGGCGAGTTCGCGCTGAAGTCTGTAGCTCGTGGTCGTCTCA from Pseudomonas sp. ACM7 includes:
- the rplW gene encoding 50S ribosomal protein L23, with the translated sequence MNQERVFKVLLGPHVSEKATVLADKKGQFVFKVATDATKLEIKKAVESLFSVKVERVTTLNVLGKSKRTARGLGKRNDWKKAVISLQPGQDLDFSSSAE
- the rplB gene encoding 50S ribosomal protein L2, whose protein sequence is MAIVKCKPTSPGRRFVVKVVNQELHKGAPHAPLLEKKSKTGGRNNNGRITTRHIGGGHKQHYRLVDFRRNDKDGISATVERIEYDPNRTAHIALLLYADGERRYIIAPKGVSAGDQLIAGALAPIKPGNALQLRNIPVGSTVHGIELKPGKGAQIARSAGASAQLVAREGVYVTLRLRSGEMRKVLAECRATLGEVSNSEHSLRSLGKAGAKRWRGVRPTVRGVAMNPVDHPHGGGEGRTSGGRHPVSPWGFPTKGAKTRGNKRTDKMIVRRRK
- the rpsS gene encoding 30S ribosomal protein S19, producing MPRSLKKGPFIDLHLLKKIEVAAEKNDRKPVKTWSRRSMILPQMVGLTIAVHNGRQHVPVLVNEDMVGHKLGEFAGTRTYRGHVADKKAKR
- the rplV gene encoding 50S ribosomal protein L22, which codes for MEVAAKLSGARISAQKARLVADQIRGKKVGEALNLLAFSSKKAAEIMKKVLESAVANAEHNEGADVDDLKVSTVFVNEGRSLKRIMPRAKGRADRIVKRSCHITVKVADK
- the rpsC gene encoding 30S ribosomal protein S3, producing the protein MGQKVHPIGIRLGIVKEHTSVWYADGRTYADYLFADLKVREYLQDKLKSASVSRIDIHRPAQTARITIHTARPGIVIGKKGEDVEKLRQDLTKQMGVPVHINIEEIRKPELDGMLVAQSVAQQLERRVMFRRAMKRAVQNAMRIGAKGIKIQVSGRLGGAEIARTEWYREGRVPLHTLRADIDYANYEAHTTYGVIGVKVWIFKGEVIGGRQEELKPQAPAPRKKAAK